Within the Pseudarthrobacter sp. W1I19 genome, the region GGAAACATAAACGGAGAACCTGCTCAATGCAGAAGTTCAAGTCCGCTTTGCTCGTCGGACTAGCCATCGCCTCATTCGGCACGGCAGCCCGCGCGGAGGCCCCTGGCCCAAAACATTAGCTCCGGTCACAGAATCGACTGCGTCCGAGCAGCTGGAGCAAACTCCAAGTCCCGTCCCGACCGTTGAGCCCACATCGGCTCCGATCCCCGCACCTGTACAGACTCCGACTCCCCTCCCAGCCGGCACTCACACCGACTGGATGACTGCAGCCGGGATAGACCCCGCCAACTTCGGCTATGTCGAATTTATCGTCCAGCACGAGAGCGGTTGGAACCCCAACGCCGTGAACCCCAGCAGCGGAGCCTGTGGTCTCGGGCAGCAGCTGCCCTGCGGCAAGTGGGCCGGAGCCTGGAACGATCCCATCGCCGCCCTGGTCGCGATGAACAGCTACGTCAGCCGATATGGGGGATGGGCGGGAGCCCACGCCTACTGGCTGGCACACGGAAATTACTAAACAAGGAACAAAATAATGAGCAAAGCATTGAGAAACTTCCCCAAGGAGCAGCAACTGGCCGTAGCGAGACGCAGAGCTGCCGGAGAAATCAAAAGTAATGGAGCTAACGCCGCACGCGATTATCTCCATAAGCACGCAGCCGGGAAACTTTCCGCCCCAGTCTTATCGGAGGGGACGTCATGAAACGCTCCCTCCTGATCTCCGGCTTTATCGCCACGGTCGTCACCGCCTTCGCCGCGGCTGGCATGTCATCCGGTGAGCTAGACCTACCCGGCCTGAACCAGCGCATCGACAACATCGACGCCCGCACCACCAACAACGAGCAGGACATCGTGAAGCTCCAGAAGTCCACGCAGACGGCCCCGGCCGAGCATATAGATGTGCCAGTGGTTCAGACAGCAGCTCCGACTGTGGCCCCTGTGCAAGCTACGGAAATTTCCGTAGCATCCCCTTCCCCAGCTACTCCGGCTCCTACGCCAGAGCCGACCCCTTGCGTTGCTCCAGTGATATCGAACGCACCAGGCATCACCATCACCGTCATCGGTGGAGGCTGCCAGTGAGGATTCGATATCGAATGAACCGCTACAGGATCCCCTTATCCTGGTGGCGATACATCCTCTCTAGCAGCACGCGAGGAAACATCATCATTCGGTTCGGTCCCAGTTGGCATCTTTGGATATTCATCAAATAAGCAGGAGCTCACACATGGGCAGCAAGCGTCGGAAATTCATCAAGATAGACCAGGTCGAGTCATATGCCACCGTTGGCCGGCTAGGCATCGGAGATCCCATCGTCCTGGTCTGCGGCGACATCGAAGTCACCGTCACCGTAAACAAGCTCGCGCGCTCTCGCCGATTGCCTGAAGAGGAGGCACGGTAGTGAGAAAGCGCTCCGCCTATCTGCCAGGCAACAAGGTACTGCCGGAAACCAAAGGCGCCTTCACTGAGGCGGCCGAGCAATTGGGCATGACGTCGACGATGATGCGGCTCTTCGCGACAGCGCAGAGGTTCGGCCATATCAAGACTTCGCACGGCAAGCTAAGCGAGGTGATTGAGCGGGAGATGAAGCGGTAATGGAACACCTGGTACCCACCCTCGATACCTGTAAGAAGCTCAAGGCGGCCGGATTCCCGCAAGAAGTGGTGTACTCCTACGGCAGTCTGCTGAGTGAGGAAATTGGATTGCTCACCAAAGCTGCATATGAAACCTATGTAGGCGTCGACTCTGACGGCACGGTTGGATGCCAAGAGTGTGAAGGCGAGGACAAAGGGCGTGACCAGCTAGTCGCCGCTCCCACCGCCCAGGAGATAGCCGACCACCTGAATGGCGGATCAGCTTTTCAGCTGTACTCACAAGGAGACGAAGAACTCGGCTATAACGGCATGCCAACCTATGCCACTGAATGCGGCGGTGAAGCAGCCATAGCCACCACCATGGCTGAAGCCCTCGCCCTGCTGTGGCTGAAACTGCAGGAGACGAAGTAGTGGGATTCGAGCCGAACTACGAGCCCATCCAACTCCTACCCGGCCAGGTGGTCTACAACGACCCGGACGGCTTACTCCAGGCACAAAAAGAGGAGCAGCCGAAGAAGACTGCTCCTCGTAAGCGGAAGCTGGATTCATTGTCAGATTGGCCAGGCTTCAAGGCGGTGAAACGATGACCCCGCTCGTGGAGTGGTGGTCAAAAAGGCCGATTTAGCGCCGAGCTGCCCCCGTCACCACAGCAATCAGCCCCACCGCAATCAGCACGCAAATCATAGACAGGACGAAGGCCCACACCGGAGTCTGAGAGCTGGCCGCCACGCCTGCTGAAGCAATCAGGCCCACAATCAGGCCGACCAGGATTCCACGCCTACGATCCATCACGCACACCTCATCGGGAAGCCCCACAAAGAGTTCAGGTAGATTCTCAGTCTATTCGGGCAGTAGCCGTTTGTAGCGATGTAGAACGCCGCCAAAGTGAGAATGAAGGCGGAGAACGGGCAGACCCAGCCAGCCGTTTGCAGGCAGATAGTCCCGGCCACCGCCGCCGCATAGCCGGAAGTCACAGCGCCCTGGTCTGTCCGGTCCAGGTCGACATATCCGCCGAGCCACCAGTAGTCGGGATCGAGCCCCCCGACGGAGACCGTGGGAACCATTTGAGGAACGGCAGCCTGGGCGATAGCAGCAGAGCCGGCCGTCAGACCCAGGGCGAGTAACACCACCAAAAGTATTTTTTTCACCATGAATTGAGCGTGGCACCGCGGGATATATGAGGGCAAAAAAAGAAATCAGGGCTGGAGCCTAAATAAGTTCCAACCCTGATTCTTTATTTTGAAGCTGGGGAGTTGCGGTCCTAGTCTGATATCAGCCGATACCAGCTAGACGTGCGCACCTTTTTCCTGGCTGGTATCGGCCTTAGCTCGCGGCCTGGTACTTCTCGATAATGTCTTGCTGGATACGGCCACGGGTGTTCACGCTGTAACCGTTTTCGATCGCCCAGAGCCGAACAGCCTTGGTATCAAGGCCGGACCCACTGGACTTGCGACCAGCGGGCCGACCGCGGCCACCGGAAGTCTTACGAGCAGCTTGGGTAAAGCGCTGCAGGGCTTCGCGGAGCTCATTGGCATGTTCGTCGTTGAGGTCAATCTCGTATTCTGCGTTGTCCAATGAGAAGCGGATCGTTTCGCTGGCTTCCGATCCGTCTATATCGTCCGAAAGAATCACTACTGTCTTTTGTGCCATGCATAAAAGACTATCACTTGGAGGGCAGCTTAATTACGACTACTTCCTCTGACGAACCTCGGCGGAATCCAAATCGGTCAGCGCTCGAACTGCACCGTTGACGATCCTTTTGGAGGGGTGGTCCTTTTTCAATTTCCCGTACTTATCTAGGTCGATGTTCCCAACATCTTCGGCGAGCTTGTTGATGATCTGGGTATCTAGGTTTGCCGCGGCAATCTTTGTTCTGGACTCGGCAGCTATAACCTGGCTCCCATGCCAACTGTTCTTTATCTCAATCAACTTGGGAATCAGTCGTCCAAAGCGGGCGAGGACATTGGCTGTGACGTAAGTGACCAGCAGAGTGATCTCAAGGGGACTGTGGAGGGATACGGATTCCACGGTGATTTTCGCTCCGCGTTTCAGTCCAAATGGAGTCCATTTACCCGCGCCGGCACGGATCGAGTAGGACCCGTGTCCGCGGACCGACGAAGTTATGACCTGTCGGCGTGCGACACCCCGTCCGCGTAAGCTCCCTGCGGCGCGTCGGGCGGGGTTGGCTGGTACAGGGCGCCCGTTCAGGATTGCGCGGGGGCTGACAAGCAGCTTCACCAGTGAATCTACGTCCTGTATCCGGGTCGCCAGCTGCACGGGTGTGTAGTCGCGCGATACAAACTTCAGACGCACTTCAATCTCGGTATCCGAAACAGCCGTGGGCGCTAAAGTAGTGCCGCCAGCAGACTCGCTCATGTTCTCCCCGTCCCAATATCTACTTCCGACCACAGTAGTAGTCACGGCAGGGGAATACCGACATCTGAGATGGGGCGCGTCACGGTCCTATTGCTCTTATTGCACACCGCTCTCATAATCAGGTCACAATGGCCAGACCCACCAAATACACGAAATCCTTGGCGAAGAAGGCGCAAGCTTATCTAGATAGCTGTGTCGATACTCATGAGGTAGTGCGGTCAGGCAGCCGACTCGCGGTCCGCAAAATCGTCAAGGTTCCCACGGTGGAGGGCTTGGCCCTAGCTCTCAACATCAGTCGCGACACCGTATACGCCTGGGCCCAGGACAAGACCAGGCCTGAGTTTTCCGACACCTTAGAGAGACTGCAGGCAGTCCAGGCTGACCGTCTCATCCAAGGTGGTCTCGGCAGTGAATACAAGGACTCCATCGTCAAGCTCATCCTGTCCGCCAAGCATGCCTACATCCCCAAGACGGAAACCAGGGAAGTCGACGACTGGGACGATCTAATGAATCGTGCTGAGGAAATAGACGATGCCGACCCTGACACCGAAACAAGCACAGACTCTAACTAGGGCCATCCGCAAAAGCCCGAAGTTCTTCCTCCGTGATTATCTGGGGGCAGATCCCTGGCCGATGCAGATCAGCATCATTCAGAGTGTCCGCGATAACCGCGTCACGACCGTCCGCTCCTGCCACGGTATCGGCAAGTCTTGGATAGCCGCACGTACCGCCGCCTGGTTCCTTATGGCCTATCCGAATTCGGTAGTCGTAACCACGGCGCCGACTGGCCGCCAGGTGAAAGAGATCCTCTGGCGCGAGTTCCGCGTGGCCGCCAAGAAAGCCAGATACAAGTTCCCCGGTAAGACGCTTACCACCCAGCACGAAATCAGCGACAAGTGGTACGCCATCGGGGTGTCAGCCAAAGACCCGGACAACTTCCAGGGCTTCCATGCTGACCACATCCTCGTCATCGTGGATGAGGCGGCCGGCGTGAACGAACCTATCTTCGAAGCGGTGGACGCCCTGGTCACCAGTGCCAACGCCCGCGTACTCTACATCGGCAACCCGACCAGCGTCGGCGGCACGTTCTACGATTCCCATCGCAGCCACTTGGCGAGCAAGCTGCACGTCTCCTGTTGGATAACGCCCAACTTCACTGAGAACGGCATAGCGCGTTGTGAGGCCATCGACTGCAAGCAGCCGAACCATCCGGCGGAAGCGGTGGTGGAGGCCATCGAGAGCGGCCGAGAACAGTCCCCAGAGTGGAAGACTCCGCGTCCTCACCTGGTGTCAGTGCGCTGGGTGTACGAGCGCATCTTTAAGTGGGGCATCGGCACACCGCTGTGGGACAGCCGCGTCGAGGGGGAGTTCCCGAAGTCAGGCACGCGCGCCCTCATCGCTTTGAACCTGGTGGAGGCGGCCATGTCCGACGAGCGGCATGCTGAGGTGAAAGTCGGCCCTTCGCGCTTTGGTGTCGACTCCGCCGGCGGCGGCGATATGAGTGCCATCTACCACCGCCGTGGCCAGAAAGGCGAGAGCATCCGCGCCTGGCTGACGCCGGACACCACTGTCATCAACGACGAGATTGAGAAGCTCAATCCAACTGACCACGAGACCCAGGTAAAGATTGAAGCCATGGGCCTGGGCATCCCGATTTACAACACAGCCGCGCGCAAGGTCCGAGAGAATCCCCACTGGCTGCACAAGATCATCGCCGTCAATACCTCCAATCCGCCGACCGTCAAAGACCCAGGGCCGGGGGAGTACGAGTTCGCCAACCTTCGCGCTGAGATGTGGTGGAGCGTGTCGCGCTTGTTTATCAACGGCGACATCGCCATCCCCGACGACGAGGAACTGAAGGTCGAGCTGTCGGCCGTGGAGTGGTATCTAAAGAACGGCAAGATTCACGTGGAAGACAAGAAGGAACTACGCAAGCGCATCGGCCGCTCACCTGACCGTGGTGACGCGTTAGTCATTTCCTATGCCCCCGTCGAAGGCGGCAATAACGTGCTCGTCCTGGATAAACCGGAAACCAAACGCCTGGCTCCTGAGACATACACAAGTGGGTTGCTAGGAAAGCAGTTCTAGTCTCATAATGCGAGCAATGGATGAAGCCAACAAAAGCATAGAGGCAGCTGCCAAGAAAAGTACCGCGCAATATCGGGAGCTTGGCGAATCCGGGACTTTAGTTTTTAGTGGCATTATCACCGGCGAGGAATACAGCCCGGATCTGATGGGGCATAAGGCCGCCGTCGTCTATGACCGCATGCGGCGCAGTGACGCCACGGTCCGCTCCAGTCTGCAGGCGGTGTTCCTCCCCATCATGCAGGCCGAATGGACCTTCGAAGCAGCCAGCGAGGATGCCGCCGACGTGGAGATGGCCGAGTTCTGCAATGAGAACTTCTTCACCATCCTGGACTGGCACGGCTTCCTGTCCGAAGCATTGACGTATCTACCGTTCGGGTACGCCGTCTTCGAGATGGTCCTCGAGCTGCGCCCGGTGAACGGCAAGGAGCGCATCGTCCTATCCAAGCTGGCCTTCCGCAAACAGAAGAGTATCTACCGCTGGAGTTCGGACAAGTTCGGCGCCGGCATCACCCAGATGCTAGCCAATGGCGATTCGCCGGAGACGCCGTTGGAGAAGCTCGTCATCTTCACCAACCAGAAGGAAGGCGAAAACTACGAGGGCATCAGCGTGCTGCGCTCGTCCTATCAGAACTGGTTCATCAAGAGCGCGCTGTACCAAATAGATTCCGTCGCTCATGAGCGCCACGGCCTAGGTGTCATCGATATCGTGGAGCCTGCCCAGGCTGACGATACCGACCGCCAGATGCTTATCCGAGCAGCCCGCGCCTTGCGCGCCAACGAGCAGTCTTACATCAACCACAAGGCTGGTTGGGATATCGGCTTTATGGATATGAAGTCACAGACCCTGCGCGACATGATGCCGAGCATCAACCATCACGATCGGCAAATCAGTAAGAACGTCCTGGCTCAGTTCCTGGAGCTGGGCGCCAGTAGTGGCAGCGGCAGCCGTTCGCTCAGCGAAGACCTCACAAGCTTCTTTACCCTTGCCGAGAAGGCTACGGCTCAGACCATCATTGACACGCTCGCCCGTACGGCCATCAAGACGCTGGTCGACCTTAACTTCACCACCGACAAATATCCCAAGCTCAAGGCCAACGGCCTGGACGACGAAGCGCTGCCGGTGTTCTCGGAGGCCCTATCTAAGTTGTCCGCGGCCGGCGCAATCACGATGGACGACGACATTGAGAACCGGTCACGGGCGGCCATTGGCGTGAAGCCGCTGCCCAAGGATCACGTCCGCGAAAAGCCAGCTGCCAAACCTAACCCTGAAAATCCGATGGACCCTGATTCCAAGACGAATATCAAAGACGTGCCGGACGAGAAGGCGAAAAAGAAGGTTAGCGCCGAGGCGAAGATCCGCAAGGCACGCCAGTTGTATCAGGAGTTGGACGAGGCACTCGATGAACAGCGAGCTGCTTGACGCCAGGGAAGAACTCGGCCGCGTCATCCGAGCATCGGAGGAATGGGAGAACACTTACCGGAAGAACCCTGCGATATTCGAACGCCTGCTTCGCGCTGAACGCCGTCTGGAGCGCCACACGCTGGT harbors:
- a CDS encoding transglycosylase SLT domain-containing protein — translated: MTAAGIDPANFGYVEFIVQHESGWNPNAVNPSSGACGLGQQLPCGKWAGAWNDPIAALVAMNSYVSRYGGWAGAHAYWLAHGNY
- a CDS encoding Lsr2 family protein, encoding MAQKTVVILSDDIDGSEASETIRFSLDNAEYEIDLNDEHANELREALQRFTQAARKTSGGRGRPAGRKSSGSGLDTKAVRLWAIENGYSVNTRGRIQQDIIEKYQAAS
- a CDS encoding terminase small subunit — its product is MARPTKYTKSLAKKAQAYLDSCVDTHEVVRSGSRLAVRKIVKVPTVEGLALALNISRDTVYAWAQDKTRPEFSDTLERLQAVQADRLIQGGLGSEYKDSIVKLILSAKHAYIPKTETREVDDWDDLMNRAEEIDDADPDTETSTDSN
- a CDS encoding terminase large subunit domain-containing protein, translated to MPTLTPKQAQTLTRAIRKSPKFFLRDYLGADPWPMQISIIQSVRDNRVTTVRSCHGIGKSWIAARTAAWFLMAYPNSVVVTTAPTGRQVKEILWREFRVAAKKARYKFPGKTLTTQHEISDKWYAIGVSAKDPDNFQGFHADHILVIVDEAAGVNEPIFEAVDALVTSANARVLYIGNPTSVGGTFYDSHRSHLASKLHVSCWITPNFTENGIARCEAIDCKQPNHPAEAVVEAIESGREQSPEWKTPRPHLVSVRWVYERIFKWGIGTPLWDSRVEGEFPKSGTRALIALNLVEAAMSDERHAEVKVGPSRFGVDSAGGGDMSAIYHRRGQKGESIRAWLTPDTTVINDEIEKLNPTDHETQVKIEAMGLGIPIYNTAARKVRENPHWLHKIIAVNTSNPPTVKDPGPGEYEFANLRAEMWWSVSRLFINGDIAIPDDEELKVELSAVEWYLKNGKIHVEDKKELRKRIGRSPDRGDALVISYAPVEGGNNVLVLDKPETKRLAPETYTSGLLGKQF
- a CDS encoding DUF935 family protein, which gives rise to MDEANKSIEAAAKKSTAQYRELGESGTLVFSGIITGEEYSPDLMGHKAAVVYDRMRRSDATVRSSLQAVFLPIMQAEWTFEAASEDAADVEMAEFCNENFFTILDWHGFLSEALTYLPFGYAVFEMVLELRPVNGKERIVLSKLAFRKQKSIYRWSSDKFGAGITQMLANGDSPETPLEKLVIFTNQKEGENYEGISVLRSSYQNWFIKSALYQIDSVAHERHGLGVIDIVEPAQADDTDRQMLIRAARALRANEQSYINHKAGWDIGFMDMKSQTLRDMMPSINHHDRQISKNVLAQFLELGASSGSGSRSLSEDLTSFFTLAEKATAQTIIDTLARTAIKTLVDLNFTTDKYPKLKANGLDDEALPVFSEALSKLSAAGAITMDDDIENRSRAAIGVKPLPKDHVREKPAAKPNPENPMDPDSKTNIKDVPDEKAKKKVSAEAKIRKARQLYQELDEALDEQRAA